TCTCCTCTACGCCCATTACTGTCCCATCCAGACGCCACCTACCAAATCCTCCGCCACCCAGTCAGGTGGGATTGTCACGTCGCTCCAGAATTGAGGTTTCAGTGGACAGCTCTCCAGCTCCTAAGCCTCATTCCTTACCTCGGGATCACAGCCCACGTTCTcctgaggaagaagaggagaagcgAGGAAGAATGGAAGCCGCTCAACCTTCAGGGGACTATGGCTCCACTTCGTCAGACGAGTATGGCTCAAGTCCAAGCATGTTTGAGGCATCTGTCTTTCTACCGCCATCTCCTGTAGCAGCAGAAACCAACTACATCTCCATGAGCCACCTCGGGAGGAGATCCCTTGCTCTGGACCTTACTTCGGCACCCATCACACCTAATGATGAAGATGGAGGAAAGGCTATGAAAGTGGAACATGAAGACAATTATGCAATGATGGGAAAATGTGAACCTCGGCAAGAGACTGGCTATATGCCCATGCTCCCCAGTGCTCGATCTCAAGATTACATGCCCATGACGCCAAACAGCATCTCACCACCAGCCCCTATAGAACTGGCTGGTTATGTCCTGATGTCACCGCTGGGCAGCTGCTCCCCAGAGCAAGACAGAACCAGCTGGCCACATTCTGGAGATATGTCGGTGGGCAGTGCTGATAGCCAAGCTTCAGATTACATGAACATGTGGCCATTAAGCCGCTCAGCTTCCAGCACTCCTCCACCGTTGGAGAAATCGCTGAACTTAAGCAACGGGATTTCAAGAATTCCCGCCTCCTACCGTTCACTTCCTCGTTCCTATAAACTGGACCCAGCACCCCCTGCCCGGAATTCCTGCTCTTCTTCCTCTGACAGCCTTGATGAACTCAGTTGTGGAAGGATCCGCAGGCCACTCAGTGTATCTGTGGACACTTGGAGGGCAAACACTTTGCCAGGCAACTACCGTAGACCACCTAGTCCCGGGGAATATGTCAGCATCCACTTCAGGCCCAAATTGGAGAAAACTAGGAAGCTGGCCGATGTTGCTCTGGTGGAATACATCCCTATGGAAACGCAGAAACAACCAATGGCTAATGGAGACTACACCAAAATGGTCTTTGAGCCAGAAAACCGACAACTAAAAGAGGCTCCCAGCCACACGGCTGAGAAAGCTTCACGGACACTTTGCGAGAACCtggcagaactcctctctgcctcAGATGTGAACTCCAGGCCTCCTCCTAAAAAGGTTTCAAGGTCTGCCTCAACCACAGACAAAAAGCCATCACCGGAAAAGGACTTCTGGCCAATGGCGGCCTGTGAGAAGATGTTCCGGCCTATAGTGCCTGCAGAAGACAAACTGAGCCATAGTGTCAAGGTGCCACCGGAACCCCAGGCAGACAATGCGTTGGGTCAGGTAGATAAGAGCGCAGCAGTACGGCCCTCTGAAGACCAGGAACTGAGGGTTCTATCAGATTCTGTATCCGGCTGTAGTCTTCACCAGAACCAAGAtcgtaccaagtttgtgagagctGATAATCCAGGCCGCATTAGACACTGCTCCGACAACGTGTCCCTCAATTCTGTTACCTCTTGCAATGGAAACCGGGGCCCAGCGGAGGAGTCTGGATTAAATTATATTGATCTTGACCTTGCAAAAGATATTGGTATCAATCCCCCAACTACGTTTCTGGTGGGTGCAGCTGTGCCACAGACGGTGAAAACTGGAACGCTGGGAGGCAATCCGTGCATCAACACCTATGCCAGCATCGACTTCCAGATGTCTGGAGAGCTCAGAAGAGGCAGCAGAGATGGAACAGGTACAGTCCATGGCTGTCTCTCTTGTGTGATGGTTCATGAAAAGCGAAGAGATGCAGGATGGGATGGGGATGCAAAGACAGCGGTGTGTGAGGGCTCAGTACAGGAATAGTCGATCTaaaaaaaggtggccactaatgatccaatctttttcatgcaattttaccatatctatgtagtagaagggtaaattagGTGAATATGTTGAATGGatcattttggcaaatccattaTATTACAtacaaatggtaagattggatgaaaaagattggatcattggtGGCCACTGCTATGGTACCCATATATGGTacaatattttcttttcttttctttttttttctcggtTAGATCATTTTATTCAGTTActccattagaagcaaagaattgCATAGTTGTTTGAGGTACCATACAGCAACGTTTGACTTCTGAGAAAATCcgggaaaaaaaataatcaaataagtaagatctttattttttccaacatgtccgatcggatttttattgaaaaaaaaaaataggatagtCGCTTGTTTTTCTTGATGAAAAAGATTCTTTTCGACTTTTTCATTTTGATTCAATTATTTTGGTCGAACATACCATTTGAAAATCAAACCTTTTTATtgttgtgtatgggcaccatcagaTCAAGCTATTTTTTTGTGGATAGGAAGTTTTTGTTTCTCAGTTTGAGATTGAGTTTGGATTGCTCTCCATGTCGGCAGATACAGTGAAGACCGTTTACATAAGATTTGTGTGGGGTGTTGTGGAGGGCACAGTGGGTCTTTATGCTGCTGTAGGCGGGGGATGGGGTGGTCTCTGGCGGAGTCCAGCCTGTGCTAAGCTTTGACTAGCTGCCACATGTAAGATAACTAGTTCTGTACTGGAGTTCAGCTGAGTGCAGCGGGACTGGCTGTCCTGTTCAGGGAGGATTGGGCAATGTGTCTGTGTATTCAGTGTCTCCTGCTGACTCAGGAGTACTGTGGCTGCTTAATGCAAGGTGGAAATATCAAAGGTTATTTCTACAGCCACAACCCCATCAGCAGGGCGATAGTCTATATTCTGCATAAATATACAGTTATTCGTGTACCAGATTCATGGGAACAcaaaaaccactgcagggagatctcaccattgtgggagggaaggagatgcaaaccactgcagggagatctcaccattgtgggaggggaggagacacaaactactgcagggagatatcaccattgtgggaggggaggagacacaaaccactgcaggaagatctcaccattgtgggagggaaggagacacaaaccactgcagggaagtatcaccattgtgggaggggaggaaacacaaaccactgcagggagatctcagcaTTGTCGGagtggaggagacacaaactactgcaggagagatcaccattgtgggaggggaggagacacaaactactgcaaggagatctcaccattgtggaaggggaggaaacacaaaccactgcagggagatctccgcattgtgggaggggagaagaCACAAACTACTACAGGGGGAGATcttaccattgtgggaggggaggagacacaaaccactgcagggagatctctgcATTCTGgaagaggaggagacacaaaccactgcaggagaTCTGTCAGGGTTAGGCTGGTGCATGGACACAGCTGCTGCTGGTGGGTGGGGTGGGTTGTATTGTCAGTATGGCATGGTGGTGGTGTGCAGGGACACAGCTGCTGAAGGTGGGTGGGGTGGAATGTATCGTCAGTATGGCGTGGTGGTGGTGTGCAGGACAGAGCTGCTGCAGGTGGGTAGGGCGAGTTGTATGGTCAGTATGGCATGGTGGTGGTGTGCAGGGACACAGCTGCTGTAGGTGGTTTGGAGGGGTTGTATCGTCAGTATGGCGTGGTGGTGGTGTGCAGGGACACAGCTGCTGTAGGTGGTTTGGAGGGGTTGTATCGTCAGTATGGCGTGGTGGTGGGTGTGCagggacacagctgctgcaggtggGTGGGACGGGTTGTATGGTCAGTATGGCATGGTGGTGGTGTGCAGGGACAGAGCTGCTGCAGGTGGGTAGGGCGGGTTGTATGGTCAGTATGGGTTGGTGGTGGTGTGCagggacacagctgctgcaggtggGTGGGGTGGGTTGTATGGTCAGTATGGCGTGGTGGTGGTGTGCAGGGACAGAGCTGCTGCAGGTGGGTAGGGCGGGTTGTATGGTCAGTATGGGTTGGTGGTGGTGTGCAGGGACACAGCTGATACAGGTGGGTGGGGGCGGGTTGTATGTTCAGTATGGCGTGGTGGTGTGCAGGGACAGAGCTGCTGCAGGTGGTTGGGGCGGGTTGTATGGTCAGTATGGGTTGGTGGTGGTGTGCAGGGACAGAGCTGCTGCAGGTGGGTAGGGCGGGTTGTATGGTCAGTATGGGTTGGTGGTGGTGTGCagggacacagctgctgcaggtggGTGGGGTGGGTTGTATGGTCAGTATGGCGTGGTGGTGGTGTGCAGGGACAGAGCTGCTGCAGGTGGATGGGACGGGTTGTATGGTCAGTATGGCGTGGTGGTGGTGTGCagggacacagctgctgcaggtggGTGGGGCGGGTTGTATGGTCAGTATGGCGTGGTGGTGGTGTGCagggacacagctgctgcaggtggGTGGGGCGGGTTGTATCGTCAGTATGGGTTGGTGGTAGTGTGCAggcacacagctgctgcaggtggGTGGGGCGGGTTCGATCGTCAGTCTGACGTGGCGTTGGTGTTGCAGGCACCTTGCTGACCAGCTATATTTAGACTCAgtctccctctctgatcagacggTATTATGATGAGCAAATATTTGCGCACAGAGCTTGCATGTTGGAAACGGTCGCAGCGTCACGCAAGGCTGCCATAAGCCGCCAACATCTGCCGGACACTTAGTTCCTTCTGTTtcatttgtatttgtttttacacttacagTATATTTCATTCCACCAGCTTTGTATAAGGCTGTATTGTGCGGACACTGATCTACTCACCCCTAATGTTCTGGCCTTATCTGCGGGCTCATGGCGCTGACTGTGACTGGCAGAATCTGACGTTAACCCTTTTTATCCTAAATATTGGGGTTTGGGGCAGAACTTTTTGTTCCCACCCGATGCCATTGTGATCCGATTTTACCAATTGCAAATATACGTCCTGCTGCAGTTTTTTGAGAATTTGTGTAGAAAATGGTGAAATACAGAgcaagtgtgtgtgttttttgttattttcttgtttgtttttttccagttCAGGATAGTCTTGATTTGTTAGAAAGGTAAAAGTCGTCAGAGTGAGCATGTacataatgctacgtacacacatgcgacaacgatcgttcgttgagaatgacgaacgagcttttaattgatgaaagaacgacctgagtaaagttagtttttaatgtgtgcaacgatctgatcgttagaacgaacgttacatcacgtaaagcaactattgcgcctgcgcataaaaatgagaagtttcagggagaaatagtgaaatgcgcatgtcaagcctagtacgaaccaccgtttccaacgatgtactacttttgcaaatgatcgtcgttggttaaaatccgccgagacagaactttcttttgtagcgatttggctcgttcgtcgtttgccttaatagtcggtggttcgttttttgtaacgatcgtcgttagtaaagatcgggaacgatcgttacaaacgactatagtcgcatgtgtgtacgcaccttaagacaagAATTGTTggtgtgggcgtgtccataagacAGGAATTGTTggtgtgggcgtgtccataagacAGGAATTGTTGGTGTGGGGCGTGTCCGTAAGACAGGAATTGTTGGTGTGGGCGTGTCCGTAAGACAGGAATTGTTGGTGTGGGCGTGTCCGTAAGACAGGAATTGTTGGTGTGGGCGTGTCCGTAAGACAGGAATTGTTGGTGTGGGCGTGTCCGTAAGACAGGAATTGTTGGTGTGGGCGTGTCCGTAAGACAGGAATTGTTGGTGTGGGCGTGTCCGTAAGACAGGAATTGTTGGTGTTGGGCGTGTCCGTAAGACAGGAATTGTTGGTGTGGGCGTGTCCGTAAGACAGGAATTGTTGGTGTGGGCGTGTCCGTAAGACAGGAATTG
The DNA window shown above is from Hyperolius riggenbachi isolate aHypRig1 unplaced genomic scaffold, aHypRig1.pri scaffold_450, whole genome shotgun sequence and carries:
- the LOC137543921 gene encoding insulin receptor substrate 1-like, with product RSLSTSAESSTCPVAAFREVWQVSVRPRGLGQTRNLSGIYRLCLTDRTLSLLRLRCDVPSVTLQLMNVRRCGHSDNYFFVEVGRSAVTGPGELWMQVDDSVVAQNMHETILEAMKSLSEEFRPRTKSQSLSSTPITVPSRRHLPNPPPPSQVGLSRRSRIEVSVDSSPAPKPHSLPRDHSPRSPEEEEEKRGRMEAAQPSGDYGSTSSDEYGSSPSMFEASVFLPPSPVAAETNYISMSHLGRRSLALDLTSAPITPNDEDGGKAMKVEHEDNYAMMGKCEPRQETGYMPMLPSARSQDYMPMTPNSISPPAPIELAGYVLMSPLGSCSPEQDRTSWPHSGDMSVGSADSQASDYMNMWPLSRSASSTPPPLEKSLNLSNGISRIPASYRSLPRSYKLDPAPPARNSCSSSSDSLDELSCGRIRRPLSVSVDTWRANTLPGNYRRPPSPGEYVSIHFRPKLEKTRKLADVALVEYIPMETQKQPMANGDYTKMVFEPENRQLKEAPSHTAEKASRTLCENLAELLSASDVNSRPPPKKVSRSASTTDKKPSPEKDFWPMAACEKMFRPIVPAEDKLSHSVKVPPEPQADNALGQVDKSAAVRPSEDQELRVLSDSVSGCSLHQNQDRTKFVRADNPGRIRHCSDNVSLNSVTSCNGNRGPAEESGLNYIDLDLAKDIGINPPTTFLVGAAVPQTVKTGTLGGNPCINTYASIDFQMSGELRRGSRDGTGTVHGCLSCVMVHEKRRDAGWDGDAKTAVCEGSVQE